In one Micromonospora polyrhachis genomic region, the following are encoded:
- the cysD gene encoding sulfate adenylyltransferase subunit CysD: MDERSGVGVYRVSHLDALEAESIFIIREVVAELERPVLLFSGGKDSIVMLRLAQKAFAPASIPFPVMHVDTGHNFPEVLEYRDQRVAELGLQLVVASVPDALTAGLVQETPDGTRNRIQTPVLLAAVETYRFDALFGGARRDEEKARAKERVFSFRDDFGQWDPKNQRPELWSLYNGRHHPGESIRVFPLSNWTELDVWHYIARERLPLPSIYYAHDREVVERDGMLYGVNEFLRPRAGEETGKARVRYRTVGDASCTAAVRSDADTVEQVIEEIAATRITERGATRGDDRVSEAAMEDRKREGYF; this comes from the coding sequence ATGGACGAGCGGAGCGGAGTCGGCGTGTACCGGGTGTCCCACCTGGACGCGCTCGAAGCCGAGAGCATCTTCATCATCCGGGAGGTGGTGGCCGAGCTGGAGCGCCCGGTCCTGCTCTTCTCTGGTGGCAAGGACTCCATCGTCATGCTCCGGCTGGCCCAGAAGGCGTTCGCCCCGGCCAGCATTCCGTTCCCGGTCATGCACGTCGACACCGGGCACAACTTCCCCGAGGTGCTCGAATACCGCGACCAGCGGGTCGCCGAACTCGGCCTGCAACTGGTGGTGGCCAGCGTGCCCGACGCCCTGACGGCCGGGCTGGTCCAGGAGACCCCGGACGGGACCCGCAACCGGATCCAGACCCCCGTGCTGCTGGCCGCGGTGGAGACGTACCGGTTCGACGCCCTCTTCGGCGGTGCCCGGCGCGACGAGGAGAAGGCCCGCGCCAAGGAACGGGTCTTCAGCTTCCGCGACGACTTCGGCCAGTGGGATCCGAAGAACCAGCGCCCCGAGCTGTGGTCGCTCTACAACGGCCGGCACCATCCCGGCGAGTCGATCCGGGTCTTCCCACTGTCCAACTGGACCGAACTCGACGTCTGGCACTACATCGCCCGCGAGCGGCTGCCGCTGCCGTCGATCTACTACGCGCACGACCGCGAGGTCGTCGAGCGGGACGGAATGCTGTACGGGGTCAACGAGTTCCTCCGGCCCCGGGCCGGTGAGGAGACCGGCAAGGCGCGGGTGCGCTACCGGACGGTCGGGGACGCCTCGTGTACGGCGGCGGTCCGCTCCGACGCCGACACCGTGGAGCAGGTGATCGAGGAAATCGCGGCGACCCGGATCACCGAGCGGGGCGCGACCCGGGGCGACGACCGGGTCAGCGAGGCCGCGATGGAGGATCGCAAGCGGGAGGGGTACTTCTGA
- the cysN gene encoding sulfate adenylyltransferase subunit CysN codes for MLAATNAVPATTIGPVPESRAMDLLRFATAGSVDDGKSTLIGRLLYDTKSLFTDQLAAVEAVSAARGDEYTNLALLTDGLRAEREQGITIDVAYRYFATPRRKFIIADTPGHIQYTRNMVTGASTADLALILVDARKGLVEQSRRHAFLCSLLRVPHLVLCVNKMDLVDWSQEVFERIADEFTAFAAKLDVPDLTVVPISALRGDNIVSRSANMPWYEGPSLLHHLEHVHIASDRNLVDVRFPVQYVIRPQSTTVTDYRGYAGQVASGVLKPGDEVMVLPSGFTSRIASIETADGPVPEAFPPMSVTVRLTDEIDISRGDLICRPQNAPTVTQDVEAMLCWMDESRPLRVGAKYAIKHTTRSARAVVRGLHYRLDVNSLHRDEAASELTLNEIGRVRLRTTVPLLADEYRRNRTTGGFIVIDEATNRTVGAGMIIDTR; via the coding sequence ATGTTGGCTGCGACGAACGCGGTACCGGCCACGACGATCGGCCCGGTCCCGGAGAGCCGGGCGATGGACCTGCTGCGGTTCGCCACCGCCGGCAGCGTCGACGACGGCAAGTCGACGCTGATCGGTCGGCTGCTCTACGACACCAAGTCGCTCTTCACCGACCAACTCGCGGCGGTGGAGGCGGTCAGCGCGGCCCGGGGCGACGAGTACACCAACCTGGCGCTGCTCACCGACGGACTGCGGGCCGAACGGGAGCAGGGCATCACCATCGACGTGGCCTACCGCTACTTCGCCACGCCCCGGCGGAAGTTCATCATCGCCGACACCCCGGGGCACATCCAGTACACCCGCAACATGGTCACCGGTGCGTCCACCGCCGACCTGGCGCTGATCCTGGTCGACGCCCGCAAGGGCCTGGTGGAGCAGTCCCGCCGGCACGCGTTCCTCTGCTCGCTGCTGCGGGTGCCGCACCTCGTCCTCTGCGTCAACAAGATGGACCTGGTCGACTGGTCACAGGAGGTCTTCGAGCGGATCGCCGACGAGTTCACCGCGTTCGCCGCCAAGCTGGACGTACCCGACCTGACCGTCGTACCGATCTCCGCGCTGCGTGGCGACAACATCGTCAGCCGGTCGGCGAACATGCCCTGGTACGAGGGCCCGTCGCTGCTGCACCACCTGGAGCACGTACACATCGCCTCGGACCGCAACCTGGTCGACGTACGGTTCCCGGTGCAGTACGTCATCCGCCCCCAGTCGACCACGGTTACCGACTACCGGGGATACGCTGGCCAGGTCGCCTCCGGCGTACTCAAGCCCGGCGACGAGGTGATGGTGCTGCCTTCCGGGTTCACCAGCCGGATCGCCTCGATCGAGACCGCCGACGGTCCGGTGCCGGAGGCGTTCCCGCCGATGTCGGTGACCGTACGGCTGACCGACGAGATCGACATCTCCCGGGGGGACCTGATCTGTCGACCGCAGAACGCCCCGACGGTCACCCAGGACGTGGAGGCGATGCTCTGCTGGATGGACGAGAGCCGGCCGCTGCGGGTCGGCGCGAAGTACGCCATCAAGCACACCACCCGGTCGGCGCGGGCGGTGGTACGCGGACTGCACTACCGGCTCGACGTGAACTCGCTGCACCGGGACGAGGCGGCCAGCGAGTTGACGCTCAACGAGATCGGCCGGGTGCGGCTGCGTACGACGGTTCCGCTGCTCGCCGACGAGTACCGGCGTAACCGGACGACCGGCGGTTTCATCGTCATCGACGAAGCCACCAACCGTACCGTCGGCGCCGGGATGATTATCGACACACGTTGA